Proteins from a genomic interval of Methanofollis formosanus:
- a CDS encoding lipopolysaccharide biosynthesis protein, translating into MNFSYFLNIIQHFPLKTLYQWFKEDSFKLLFKNAGTLLSGNMIAWVMGFFTYAITARILESTQFGMLVLITTYVTIVDQLLNFQSWQALIKYGAEALERENRNEFKSIVKFCTLLDISTAIFGTFVAAVFVSWIGQWLSWESKTVSMAALYSFVILFNISGTPTGLLRLFNRFGLFAVQNILSSSIKFIGIVILFFTGADLWFVLILWMTTTILGQLLLFVLGWRELHKQGFSGIHKVTIRNISTQHPGIWGFILTTNLNSSIRLTSREFDTMIVGGVIGVESAGLYKIAKQIAAIPAMISDPLYQAIYPDLSRLWTRGDVKRFSQLMVRSGFVAGGGAAIIWVIFILFGSFFIQLVFGAEYIAAQPVLIWYMFAMVIAIYGFPLSPAMLSMGRPKTTFWVHLSSTIVYFPLLFLFLESMGLIGAGVAYVCYYLLWTSLMIGFEHTFLKEKMVYSTN; encoded by the coding sequence ATGAATTTTAGTTATTTTTTAAATATAATTCAGCATTTTCCCCTGAAAACACTCTATCAATGGTTCAAAGAAGATTCTTTTAAGCTGCTTTTTAAGAATGCCGGCACCCTTCTGAGTGGAAATATGATTGCATGGGTAATGGGATTCTTTACATATGCAATTACCGCTCGGATTCTCGAGTCGACACAGTTTGGCATGCTTGTGCTCATCACGACCTACGTTACCATCGTGGATCAATTATTGAATTTTCAATCATGGCAAGCCCTGATCAAGTATGGAGCTGAAGCGCTGGAAAGAGAAAACCGTAATGAATTCAAGAGCATTGTTAAATTTTGTACACTGCTGGATATATCCACAGCAATTTTCGGGACCTTCGTTGCCGCGGTGTTCGTCTCATGGATTGGTCAATGGCTATCATGGGAGAGCAAAACGGTATCCATGGCTGCACTCTATAGTTTCGTTATCCTGTTCAATATCAGTGGCACTCCTACAGGATTACTCCGGCTATTCAATCGCTTCGGATTATTTGCAGTACAGAACATACTATCGTCATCAATAAAATTCATTGGGATCGTAATTCTATTTTTCACCGGTGCAGACCTCTGGTTCGTTCTTATTCTCTGGATGACAACGACAATTCTGGGCCAATTGTTACTTTTCGTTCTGGGCTGGCGCGAGCTTCATAAACAGGGTTTCTCAGGGATACATAAGGTGACGATCAGAAACATTTCAACGCAGCATCCAGGGATCTGGGGATTTATATTAACAACAAATTTGAACAGTTCTATCAGATTGACCTCTCGTGAGTTTGATACCATGATTGTTGGAGGCGTTATAGGAGTCGAAAGCGCAGGATTATATAAAATTGCAAAACAAATTGCCGCGATTCCTGCCATGATTTCGGATCCGTTATATCAAGCGATCTATCCCGATCTCTCAAGGTTATGGACAAGAGGGGATGTTAAACGGTTCAGCCAACTCATGGTCCGATCAGGGTTTGTTGCAGGAGGGGGAGCAGCAATAATCTGGGTAATTTTTATTCTCTTTGGATCCTTCTTTATCCAGCTTGTCTTTGGAGCAGAGTATATTGCTGCTCAGCCTGTGCTTATCTGGTATATGTTCGCGATGGTTATCGCCATTTATGGTTTTCCGTTATCGCCGGCGATGTTATCGATGGGTCGACCAAAAACGACATTTTGGGTGCACCTTTCGAGTACAATTGTGTATTTCCCATTGTTGTTTCTATTTCTCGAATCGATGGGGTTGATTGGTGCAGGCGTTGCGTATGTGTGCTATTATCTTTTATGGACATCTTTGATGATAGGTTTCGAGCATACCTTTTTGAAAGAAAAGATGGTGTATAGCACAAACTAA
- a CDS encoding glycosyltransferase family 4 protein, whose product MNIVYIATSTIPSRTASSIHVMKMCQAFAQNGHEVTLIVPDRKIDREPGVEDVFSFYGVEKCFEILYLPLLPVKGKGIISGILAGGKIRRMQPDIIYGRDLPGCFFASLLDLPVVFESHAPIENYFYSRMFRNLIAKPVFQKLVVITHALKEYYSKRDPILSENIIVAPDGADPVPEDRRPILLLNKENKLQVGYVGHLYKGKGMEVISNLVRQCDWADFHIVGGAEKDISYWRKKTKDQQNIFFYGFLPHAKTVEYILAFDVTLVPNQKHVSTCITDEDIGKWTSPLKIFEYMAAGKAIICSDLPVLREVLENGHNALLCDPDDINSWKEALTFLSEREDVRIQLGENAKNDFIRKYSWYSRAEKILNEMKP is encoded by the coding sequence ATGAACATTGTGTATATTGCCACCTCGACCATCCCATCTCGCACGGCAAGCAGTATTCATGTTATGAAGATGTGCCAGGCATTTGCTCAAAATGGGCACGAGGTCACATTGATCGTTCCCGACAGGAAGATCGATCGTGAACCGGGTGTTGAAGATGTGTTCTCCTTTTACGGTGTGGAAAAATGTTTTGAAATTCTGTATCTTCCTCTCCTCCCAGTCAAAGGGAAAGGAATTATCTCTGGTATTCTTGCAGGAGGAAAAATAAGAAGAATGCAACCAGATATCATATATGGAAGAGATCTTCCGGGTTGTTTTTTCGCTTCCTTACTGGACCTACCAGTGGTATTTGAATCCCATGCTCCGATAGAAAATTATTTTTATTCACGGATGTTTCGAAATCTTATCGCAAAGCCTGTGTTTCAGAAACTTGTTGTTATTACCCACGCATTAAAGGAGTATTATTCTAAGAGGGATCCTATTCTATCAGAGAATATTATTGTCGCTCCTGATGGAGCAGATCCCGTGCCAGAAGATAGAAGGCCGATATTGTTGCTTAACAAGGAGAATAAATTACAGGTCGGCTATGTTGGTCACCTCTATAAGGGCAAAGGAATGGAGGTGATCTCGAACCTCGTACGCCAGTGTGATTGGGCTGATTTTCATATCGTGGGGGGGGCTGAGAAAGATATCTCGTACTGGAGGAAGAAAACCAAAGATCAGCAGAATATTTTCTTTTACGGCTTTTTACCTCATGCCAAAACAGTCGAGTACATCCTTGCCTTTGACGTCACTCTGGTTCCAAACCAGAAACACGTCTCGACCTGTATTACAGATGAGGATATCGGGAAATGGACCTCTCCTTTGAAAATATTTGAGTACATGGCTGCGGGAAAAGCTATCATCTGTTCGGATCTCCCGGTTTTACGAGAAGTGCTGGAGAACGGACATAATGCTCTATTGTGCGATCCAGATGACATTAATTCGTGGAAAGAGGCGTTAACGTTCTTATCCGAAAGAGAAGATGTACGTATCCAACTCGGTGAGAATGCAAAGAATGATTTTATTCGCAAGTACTCATGGTATTCTCGGGCAGAAAAAATACTCAACGAAATGAAACCGTAA